The segment TaaatggtgtaattaaggcttactacttaaccactagtttggtgaattcaaataattgaattgtgacgtttggttgctaatactagattgctatatatgttcattgtagataagtaatcctaaaagacgggaagtccatttgtgactagtattgaaggtgatgagctggttctcccgggcctcctcggttacgggtgcaaGTCCGTCCCAATAGGGTTTGAGGCGTGACACTTGTGTTGAACTTGACTTGTTAACTGCAGAAATGGATTCAACTAAAGAGAGAGGTTGTCGAGCTCCAGAAGACCCCGTCCTCTGCATCAACGACTGTGATTTTTTAGGTAGTGCAGCTACGATGAATATGTGTTCCAAGTGTCAAAAGGACATGATACTATTGAAGAAGGAACATGCAAAGCTTGCAGCTGCATCCAGCAAAGACGTCCTACGTAGAAGCTCAAGCAGCGATGAATCAGAACTTGCTCTTGCAGGTGCCGCAGTTGCATCTGCAGATTTAGCCTCTCAGATTTCACAAGTGAAGTCAAAAGAGGGTTTGAAAAAGTGCACAACTTGTTGTATACGTGTGGGATTAATAGGGTCCAGTTGCAAATGTGGTGATATTTT is part of the Capsicum annuum cultivar UCD-10X-F1 unplaced genomic scaffold, UCD10Xv1.1 ctg26142, whole genome shotgun sequence genome and harbors:
- the LOC124890857 gene encoding zinc finger A20 and AN1 domain-containing stress-associated protein 8-like, with the translated sequence MDSTKERGCRAPEDPVLCINDCDFLGSAATMNMCSKCQKDMILLKKEHAKLAAASSKDVLRRSSSSDESELALAGAAVASADLASQISQVKSKEGLKKCTTCCIRVGLIGSSCKCGDIFCAVHHNSDKHNCPFDYRNAGQNAIAKVNPIIVAEKLNKI